A region from the Onthophagus taurus isolate NC chromosome 8, IU_Otau_3.0, whole genome shotgun sequence genome encodes:
- the LOC111415129 gene encoding neprilysin-4-like yields MDGRNKKWCVCRLTIQKETGKVRWCFGSESSWTTKVKILMFLPVVLLTFVALYIVITHFNEQAHMNKTTNVNKTNEINQSDANFVGDKRMFNNFFDDSDFDAGPKIFEYDPFKLWNDALTSEEVRKYQGENMLRYMDMSTSPCDDFYQYACGNWSLYHPIPPDKIGYDTFELVRENLDVYLKELLENIDNNESLLTQEIIKKQSFSYSTGNVPYFEKLLENLNETILFDPILKCKYIYKSCMNEELISAKGSQPLFDLLKHLRYWPVIQSEWSPSKFDLVWLLGQLRLYNNDIFIEEWVGIDIKNSSEHIIQIDQSSLGLPNRIYYLDPEMKKYLEAYRQFLLDTTLILGADYEKAKEDVDDIIRFETDLAEISLDPESRRNLSNLYHKLSLGELQNEVPEIYWMKYFKVVTDRNLPLETKIVCYCIDYLKNLVILLKKYNPRTITNYILWRFVRNRINNLDERFNLVKQRFYHILFGREKAPPRWQFCVAQVNSYLGMALGHLFVKRHFDENDKNDTLHMTRELQEAFLDILEDSDWLGDYTKSVAISKIKAMRLKIGYPDLILDTSALIDRYLDIKVHPNYYFENCLVVLQHVAKSEHLKIGKTVNKNIWNTPPTIVNAYYSRNKNQIMFPAGILQPPFYHQHYPQALNYGGIGVVIGHEISHGFDDKGKLFDEDGNLNSWWTREATEKFQEKSKCLIDQYNSFVVPEINTKLDGASTQGENIADNGGIKQAYKAYKKWLMLNEDSKLPGFNATDEQLFFINFAQVWCGTSRPDATRNRIKSAVHSPGRFRVLGTLRNSEEFSKAFSCKAGSLMNPKKKCTIW; encoded by the exons ATGGATGGAAGAAATAAGAAGTGGTGCGTGTGCAGGTTAACCATACAAAAGGAAACAGGAAAAGTGCG ATGGTGCTTTGGATCGGAAAGTTCTTGGACGACGAAAGTCAAGATATTAATGTTCCTACCTGTTGTGTTGTTGACGTTCGTTGCTCTTTACATTGTTATCACTCACTTTAATGAACAAGCCCACATGAATAAGACAACAAACGTCAACAAAACGAATGAAATAAATCAAAGTGATGCTAATTTTGTTGGTGACAAACGaatg tttaataacttttttgatgacTCAGATTTTGATGCAGGTCCAAAAATCTTTGAGTACGATCCTTTTAAATTATGGAACGACGCGTTAACATCAGAAGAAGTAAGAAAATATCAAG GTGAGAACATGTTAAGATACATGGATATGAGCACATCACCTTGCGATGACTTTTATCAATATGCTTGTGGAAATTGGTCTTTATATCACCCAATACCACCAGATAAAATTGGTTATGACACTTTTGAATTAGTCAGAGAGAATTTAGATGTTTATTTGAAAGAACTTTTAGAAAATATCGATAACAAC gAATCTTTATTAACCcaggaaattattaaaaagcaaAGTTTTAGTTACTCGACGGGAAATGTTCCATATTTCGAAAAACTCCTCGAAAATTTAAACGAAACTATTCTTTTCGATcccattttaaaatgtaaatacaTCTATAAATCGTGTATGAACGAAGAATTAATTTCAGCAAAAGGTTCTCAACCTCTTTTCGATTTACTCAAACATTTAAGATATTGGCCCGTTATCCAATCAGAATGGAGCCCATCTAAATTTGATTTGGTTTGGTTATTGGGTCAATTAAGATTATATAATAACGATATCTTTATTGAAGAATGGGTGggaattgatataaaaaattcaagtgAACATATAATacaa atagaTCAGAGTTCGTTGGGTTTACCAAATAGAATATATTATTTAGACCCggaaatgaagaaatatttAGAAGCTTACCGTCAATTTTTATTGGATACAACATTGATTTTAGGTGCAGATTACGAAAAAGCTAAAGAAGACGTAGACGATATCATCAGATTCGAAACGGATCTCGCCGAGATCTCCTTAGACCCGGAAAGTCGAAGAAATTTATCCAATTTGTATCACAAGCTTAGTTTGGGCGAGCTCCAAAACGAAGTTCCCGAAATCTATTGGATGAAGTATTTTAAAGTCGTAACCGATCGAAATTTACCGTTAGAAACAAAGATCGTTTGTTATTGTATTGATTACTTGAAAAATTtggtgattttattaaaaaaatacaacccaAGAACAATAACTAATTACATTTTATGGCGATTCGTAAGAAATAGAATTAATAATCTTGACGaaagatttaatttagttaagcAAAGATTTTATCATATTCTTTTTGGTCGGGAAAAAGCTCCTCCAAGATGGCAATTTTGCGTCGCTCAAGTTAATTCTTACTTAGGGATGGCTTTGGGACATCTTTTCGTTAAACGTCATTTCGACGAAAACGACAAAAATGAC ACTTTGCATATGACCAGAGAACTACAAGAAGCGTTCTTAGACATTTTGGAAGACAGCGATTGGTTGGGCGATTACACCAAATCGGTGgctatatcaaaaattaaagctatgagattaaaaattggttatcCAGATCTAATTTTGGATACATCGGCTTTAATTGATCGATATCTAGATATCAAAGTGCAtcctaattattattttgaaaattgtttggtggTTTTGCAG cACGTCGCTAAAAGcgaacatttaaaaataggaaaaaccgtcaataaaaacatttggaATACACCCCCAACTATCGTTAATGCTTATTACAGCAggaataaaaatcaaataa tgtttcCTGCTGGAATATTACAACCACCATTTTACCACCAACACTATCCCCAAGCATTAAATTACGGTGGAATAGGTGTGGTAATTGGTCACGAAATCAGTCACGGTTTTGATGATAAAGGTAAACTTTTCGACGAGGACGGAAATTTGAACAGCTGGTGGACGCGCGAAGCCACggaaaaatttcaagaaaaatcaaaatgccTCATTGACCAATACAATTCGTTTGTTGTTCCCGAAATCAACACGAAACTCGACGGCGCCTCTACCCAAGGCGAAAACATCGCCGACAACGGCGGCATAAAGCAAGCTTACAAAGCATACAAAAAGTGGCTAATGCTCAACGAAGATTCCAAACTACCTGGATTTAACGCGACCGATGaacaattatttttcattaacttCGCCCAAGTTTGGTGCGGAACATCACGACCAGACGCAACGAGAAATCGAATAAAATCCGCCGTACACTCACCAGGAAGATTTAG ggTTTTAGGCACATTGAGAAACTCCGAGGAGTTTTCGAAAGCTTTTAGTTGCAAAGCTGGATCTCTTATGAATCCGAAAAAGAAGTGTACTATAtggtaa
- the LOC111415090 gene encoding forkhead box protein L1, with translation MCSNDSSSSSPRLPMAFGLEANAPRSMLPIDQYRIQLYQYAVAERLRYPLLNPFPAPLPCYPLFPRALQPEEPKPQHSYIGLIAMAILSAPEGKLVLSDIYQHILDHYPYFRTRGPGWRNSIRHNLSLNDCFIKAGRSANGKGHYWAIHPANVEDFRKGDFRRRKAQRKVRKHMGLAVDEDGADSPSPPPLSVSPPVVVPGPSTPVFSTPAKGTSRKRQFDVASLLAPDSGDDTPEEDIDVVSSDQQEQSASRPWPMFPIVNYYQALLQARPSQNETTTTSNETIDS, from the coding sequence ATGTGCAGCAACGATAGCTCCAGCTCTTCACCGAGGCTTCCGATGGCTTTTGGACTCGAAGCTAACGCGCCCAGATCTATGTTACCCATAGACCAATATAGGATTCAACTATATCAATATGCCGTCGCTGAACGACTTCGTTATCCCCTTTTAAACCCGTTTCCCGCACCTCTTCCATGTTATCCACTGTTTCCCCGAGCTCTACAACCCGAAGAACCTAAACCCCAACACAGTTACATCGGCCTCATTGCCATGGCAATTTTAAGCGCACCAGAAGGTAAATTAGTGCTATCCGACATCTACCAACACATCCTCGATCATTATCCATATTTCCGTACCAGAGGACCCGGATGGAGGAACTCGATACGTCATAATCTTTCTTTAAATGACTGCTTCATCAAAGCTGGTAGAAGCGCGAATGGAAAAGGACATTACTGGGCAATACATCCAGCTAACGTTGAAGATTTCCGCAAAGGTGACTTCCGAAGACGTAAAGCTCAAAGAAAAGTAAGAAAGCACATGGGTTTAGCCGTTGATGAAGATGGTGCAGACTCTCCAAGTCCTCCTCCGTTATCAGTATCTCCACCCGTTGTAGTTCCTGGACCCTCAACGCCAGTTTTTTCAACACCAGCCAAAGGAACGTCTAGAAAGCGACAGTTTGACGTCGCATCACTTTTAGCGCCAGATTCTGGCGATGATACACCGGAAGAAGACATCGACGTGGTGAGTAGCGACCAACAAGAGCAATCCGCGTCAAGACCGTGGCCGATGTTTCCAATTGTCAACTACTATCAGGCTTTGCTCCAGGCTAGACCAAGTCAAAATGAAACCACCACCACAAGCAATGAGACTATTGATTCTTAA
- the LOC111414992 gene encoding transforming acidic coiled-coil-containing protein 1, whose protein sequence is MTDLNDKIALQEQEISDLKLQLNQYQQGRATLDLQLRQKEEVIIKTEAEAQRKEMQYKQEIRQLKEKLEAQSEVKEDDDVKVLKENLDKMKIREEKLLDQLNKLSTEEDGFKQVMDEYEKTISEQVSEIEKLKKEHETAKRHLATLEIAFSDVHQKYERSKGIIEGYKHNEEMLQQSLMLANENIRKNEDKYESLKAHAKAQIDKSNRELNSSRERYQGELHKLSAIVKRLEIKNSSLANALEQKTKECAELAALCDEVTGRVE, encoded by the coding sequence atgaCTGATTTAAATGACAAAATAGCGTTacaagagcaggaaatttccgatCTCAAACTACAACTGAATCAATATCAACAAGGTAGAGCAACATTGGACTTACAACTCCGTCAAAAAGAAGAGGTGATTATTAAAACTGAAGCGGAAGCTCAACGAAAAGAAATGCAATACAAACAGGAAATTCGCCAGcttaaagaaaaattggagGCGCAGAGTGAAGTAAAAGAAGACGACGAtgtaaaagtgttaaaagaaaatcttgataaaatgaaaattcgcgaagaaaaattattggatcaactaaataaattaagcacAGAAGAGGACGGTTTTAAACAAGTAATGGATGAGTATGAAAAAACTATAAGCGAACAAGTTTcggaaatagaaaaattaaaaaaagaacacgAAACGGCAAAAAGGCATTTAGCAACTCTCGAAATAGCTTTCTCCGATGTACACCAAAAATATGAACGTAGTAAAGGGATTATTGAAGGTTATAAACACAACGAGGAAATGTTACAACAAAGTTTAATGTTGGCtaatgaaaatattagaaaaaatgaGGATAAATATGAATCGTTAAAAGCCCACGCTAAAGCGCAAATTGATAAATCGAATCGTGAATTGAATTCGTCCAGGGAACGATATCAAGGTGAATTACATAAATTATCGGCGATAGTAAAAcggttggaaataaaaaattcgtcGCTTGCGAATGCTTTGGAACAAAAAACGAAAGAATGCGCCGAATTGGCCGCTTTATGCGATGAAGTAACCGGAAGAGTTgaataa